The following are encoded in a window of Fusarium verticillioides 7600 chromosome 6, whole genome shotgun sequence genomic DNA:
- a CDS encoding mitochondrial 2-oxoglutarate/malate carrier protein: protein MSQSLKQAAESARSKTSDVLGAARGDSAAIANDILHTPLMRAALPFINGGISGMVATTVIQPVDMVKVRIQLAGEGTASGPKPSPLSVTRQIIASGKVLDLYTGLSAGLLRQAVYTTARLGMFDTLMGNLSARAKADGRSVGFSERATAGLTAGGIAAMIGNPADLALIRMQSDGLKPLAERKNYKSVIDALTSIAKSEGVGALWAGAAPTVARAMALNFGQLAFFSEAKVQLKNNTDLSARTQTLTASAIAGFFASFFSLPFDFVKTRLQKQSKGPDGKLPYRSMMDCFSKVAKQEGLGRFYRGFGTYYVRIAPHAMVTLIVADYLGWITK, encoded by the exons ATGAGCCAGTCACTTAAGCAAGCAGCTGAATCAGCTCGCTCAAAGACCAGCGATGTGCTGGGAGCTGCTCGAGGTGACTCGGCCGCTATTGCCAATGACATCCTTCACACTCCTCTCATGAGGGCCGCCcttcccttcatcaacggcGGTATCAGCGGTATGGTGGCCACGACCGTCATCCAGCCTGTCGACATGGTCAAGGTCCGCATCCAACTCGCTGGCGAGGGAACTGCTTCTGGCCCTAAGCCTTCTCCCCTCTCCGTCACTCGACAGATTATCGCCAGTGGAAAAGTCCTTGACCTATACACTGGTCTCTCGGCTGGTCTTTTGCGCCAGGCCGTCTACACCACGGCCCGCTTGGGCATGTTCGACACGCTCATGGGAAATCTGTCCGCCCGAGCCAAAGCTGATGGCCGCTCAGTCGGTTTCTCAGAACGAGCAACTGCTGGTCTCACTGCCGGTGGTATCGCTGCCATGATTGGTAACCCTGCCGATCTCGCCCTCATCCGAATGCAGAGTGACGGCCTCAAGCCCCTTGCTGAGCGAAAGAACTACAAGTCTGTCATTGATGCGCtcaccagcatcgccaagagCGAAGGTGTCGGTGCTCTCTGGGCCGGTGCTGCTCCCACAGTCGCACGAGCCATGGCTCTCAACTTTGGTCAGCTGGCTTTCTTCAGTGAAGCCAAGGtccagctcaagaacaacaccgATCTCTCCGCCCGCACCCAGACTCTCACTGCCAGCGCCATTGCTGGTTTCTTcgcctccttcttctcgttgcccttcgactttgtcaagacACGTCTCCAGAAGCAATCCAAGGGACCTGACGGCAAGCTGCCCTACCGCAGCATGATGGACTGCTTCTCCAAGGTTGCTAAGCAAGAGGGTCTCGGCCGCTTTTACCGTGGTTTCGGTACATACTACGTCCGTATCGCTCCTCACGC TATGGTGACATTGATCGTTGCTGATTACCTTGGCTGGATCACCaaataa